Proteins co-encoded in one Prescottella sp. R16 genomic window:
- a CDS encoding NADPH:quinone oxidoreductase family protein, which produces MKAWRVNELGEGRDVLRLEDVAEPTAGDGQVLVKVLAAPANFPDVLLCRGEYQIKPPLPFTPGVELCGEVVAAGAGVTRATVGDRVVGTPVLPGGAFAEYVVMDQANVFPAPKALDDAEAAALCIGYQTAWFALHRRVEINEGDYLLVHAAAGGVGSAAVQLGKAAGATVIGVVGGPEKARYAEELGADMVVDRRTDDFVQAVKDFTGGHGADIVFDPVGGDAYNGSTKCIAFEGRIVVIGFAGGTIPQPALNHALIKNYSIVGLHWGLYQTKNPAIIDECHTELTRLADEGLLRPLIGERLELTDVADGIGRLGDGTTVGRLVFQP; this is translated from the coding sequence TGAAAGCATGGCGTGTCAACGAACTAGGCGAGGGTCGTGACGTCCTGCGGCTCGAAGACGTCGCCGAACCCACGGCCGGTGACGGTCAGGTGCTGGTAAAGGTGCTGGCCGCCCCGGCCAACTTCCCGGACGTTCTGCTCTGCCGCGGCGAGTACCAGATCAAGCCACCGCTGCCGTTCACCCCGGGCGTCGAGCTGTGCGGCGAAGTCGTCGCAGCCGGGGCCGGCGTCACCCGGGCGACGGTCGGTGACCGGGTGGTCGGCACCCCGGTATTGCCCGGGGGCGCGTTCGCCGAGTACGTGGTGATGGATCAGGCCAACGTCTTTCCCGCCCCGAAGGCACTCGACGACGCCGAGGCTGCCGCGCTGTGCATCGGTTACCAGACGGCGTGGTTCGCGTTGCACCGCAGAGTCGAGATCAACGAGGGTGACTACCTGCTCGTGCACGCCGCGGCCGGTGGTGTCGGCAGCGCGGCCGTTCAGCTCGGTAAGGCCGCGGGCGCGACGGTGATCGGTGTGGTCGGTGGCCCCGAGAAGGCCCGGTATGCCGAGGAACTCGGTGCCGACATGGTCGTCGATCGACGCACCGACGACTTCGTGCAGGCGGTGAAGGACTTCACCGGCGGTCACGGTGCCGATATCGTGTTCGACCCGGTCGGCGGCGATGCCTACAACGGTTCCACCAAATGCATTGCGTTCGAAGGCAGGATCGTCGTCATCGGTTTTGCCGGCGGCACGATTCCACAGCCTGCACTGAACCATGCGCTGATCAAGAACTACTCCATCGTCGGGCTGCACTGGGGCCTGTACCAGACGAAGAATCCGGCGATCATCGACGAGTGTCACACCGAACTGACCCGTCTCGCCGACGAAGGCCTGCTCAGACCACTGATCGGGGAGCGGCTCGAGCTCACCGACGTCGCGGACGGTATCGGCCGGCTCGGCGACGGAACCACCGTGGGCCGTCTCGTCTTCCAGCCCTGA